From the genome of Candidatus Electrothrix communis, one region includes:
- a CDS encoding histidinol-phosphatase — MPDSPDLPPLDITGDHHVHTRFCNHAVEEMEEYVTAAIDKGLRSLTFLEHLECGLSYDPRIWLTPEVFQQYFQEGERLQGKYADRITVRLGAEIGYNPAAVDELLAMLAAFPFAHRGLSCHFYFDGNEHLNMLSRRTDHIKKIAAFGTEKILDTYFSNLIQGCQDIPCDKLCHLDAALRHNAPVLTAHHHALIKELFAVMLEKNIALEVNTSGYELRPHPYPAFALIQQARQLGIPLIIGSDAHRPEQVGRFFERVAEELG; from the coding sequence ATGCCTGATTCACCTGATTTACCACCACTTGATATAACCGGAGACCATCACGTCCATACCCGTTTCTGCAATCATGCAGTGGAGGAGATGGAAGAATATGTGACTGCCGCCATCGATAAGGGATTGCGCAGCCTCACCTTTCTGGAGCACCTGGAATGCGGGCTTAGCTATGACCCGCGTATCTGGCTGACTCCGGAGGTCTTTCAGCAATATTTCCAGGAAGGGGAGCGGCTTCAGGGAAAATATGCTGACCGAATCACGGTCAGACTCGGTGCGGAAATCGGCTATAATCCAGCAGCGGTTGATGAGCTGCTCGCCATGCTTGCCGCCTTTCCCTTTGCCCATCGCGGGCTCTCCTGCCATTTCTATTTTGACGGCAACGAGCATCTCAACATGCTCAGCCGCCGGACTGATCATATCAAAAAAATAGCAGCGTTCGGTACCGAGAAAATACTGGACACCTATTTCAGCAACCTGATCCAGGGCTGCCAGGATATCCCCTGCGACAAACTCTGTCATCTTGATGCGGCCCTGCGCCATAATGCTCCAGTCCTGACTGCGCATCATCATGCGCTCATTAAAGAGCTTTTTGCGGTGATGCTGGAAAAAAATATCGCTCTGGAGGTGAACACCTCGGGGTATGAGCTGCGTCCGCATCCCTATCCGGCCTTCGCCTTGATCCAACAGGCCCGGCAGCTGGGAATTCCCCTGATTATTGGTTCTGATGCCCATCGCCCTGAGCAAGTGGGTCGTTTTTTTGAGCGGGTGGCGGAAGAGTTGGGGTAG
- a CDS encoding formylglycine-generating enzyme family protein — MINESKRWPEFFPDRWASEWGEDEHGLWMAFHFQKLRHVLRWIEPGTFMMGSPEEEPQRYKDETLHQVTLSEGFWLGATAVTQALWQAVMQENPSHFKGDQRPVEQISWEDTQEFMERLNKEIPGLELILPTEAQWEYACRAGTTTPFSFGENVTTDQVNYDGNYPYAGGEKGEYREETVDVKALPCNDWGLYQMHGNVREWCQDWFGDYPAGSVVDPVGPSDGRTRVCRGGSWFRHGRYCRSAYRRGDPPGLRDDSLGFRLSRGRTSKQ, encoded by the coding sequence ATGATCAACGAATCCAAACGCTGGCCAGAATTCTTCCCAGACCGCTGGGCCTCAGAATGGGGTGAAGACGAACACGGCCTGTGGATGGCCTTTCATTTTCAGAAGTTGCGCCATGTCCTGCGTTGGATTGAGCCGGGGACTTTTATGATGGGTTCGCCGGAAGAAGAGCCGCAGCGGTATAAAGATGAGACTCTGCATCAGGTGACTTTGAGTGAAGGATTTTGGCTGGGGGCTACCGCCGTGACCCAGGCCCTCTGGCAGGCGGTGATGCAAGAGAATCCCAGTCATTTTAAAGGAGATCAACGACCGGTTGAGCAGATTAGCTGGGAGGATACCCAAGAATTTATGGAGCGACTGAATAAGGAAATTCCTGGCCTTGAGTTGATCCTGCCGACAGAAGCCCAATGGGAATATGCCTGCCGAGCTGGAACGACCACCCCGTTTTCTTTTGGAGAGAATGTCACCACCGATCAGGTGAATTATGACGGCAATTACCCCTATGCCGGAGGTGAAAAAGGCGAATATCGTGAAGAGACGGTGGATGTCAAGGCCCTGCCCTGTAACGATTGGGGACTATACCAGATGCACGGCAATGTCCGGGAGTGGTGTCAGGACTGGTTTGGTGATTATCCAGCAGGGTCTGTTGTTGATCCTGTTGGACCGTCTGATGGGCGTACCCGTGTGTGTCGGGGCGGTTCCTGGTTCCGCCACGGCAGGTACTGCCGTTCTGCCTACCGCCGCGGGGACCCGCCGGGTCTCCGCGACGACTCGCTTGGTTTTCGTCTTTCCCGAGGTCGAACAAGCAAGCAGTAG
- a CDS encoding formylglycine-generating enzyme family protein, protein MIPPDRPFRRSARSRADLLYLLAQHASARHAELADLVGFEPAQRELPAKKQRPFPETDGQAGATEPTPPSIGSTKKPKARFFLVKERESIAPKDRQLERPLDADTGRSLAEREQTGITLGSPPIPADLAPWKRLWPFLRLVLGQAQYGRTLDLRRLIKCISQGEVLRVLPKIPRRSWSTSCQLILDRDLRLLPFWQDFIALADRLSSFRGTAGMEILVFEQGPNGPCRQYEPGKRFPLQHYRRPVAGTPILVLGDLGLLPGGQKKAWMSFGRQLRSAGLEPVALVPCPERYWSRRTARLFSMYVWDIERRLPAKPMQRMRKKGGSGEEAEAQVDQLLDLLAPATHLEPALIRAVRCLLSSEPMDVGCEIAAWLHQDVYPTPLGALWKPEAMKRRRENFRALPNRKKEAVRKMIQAVHSYLPESEQATEELILAELEGKPELDEQAQRFFWDLFATVDESGGFARLAQLESWIRRKQGDMHSSIWGSSLADPLTAVVARMAGKRVEAGQDFELPEGFDYKRVLWALQGAGQEKRYRLMQRLEPLELEPDTGKAQGSPLGVLHLDSMQFQWQHEDEQGRRGELHLRNTEHLDSIPVPKSGLLHIQGSQERLTVEGITRPEWAKSIRRDPKGLGLCLSSGNDSADLYWLPPQEYPLRDKKGGSLGSFTVTKGCWIRADEFEEIRQQGFIQPQWAKRMGTDQYGLYADLVFRGVTQRFRWIQPGSFMMGSPESEPERDDDETQRNVILTESYWLSDTACTQEFWQAVTGKNPSRFIGKQRPVEQVSWNDVQELTKQINKAIPSLELDLPSEAQWEYACRAGTNTPFSFGNTVSIDQVNFDGNYPYPGGKNGLYRKETVEAQALPCNQWGLYQMHGNVWEWCRDRYREFTGEGVTVDLDSTTEGRNRVCRGGSWDDRATYCRSAYRNGDRSVFKNYWLGFRLYQGRNSTSDVEIISEVDLSGTKIPFSEFDIVIQQHINELCNSDEFKFVKEKIYFLSKNQSKKTIGELLCSPDIEIEFAIGWLNQAAAEVVQAMPKGKENQQREAFKKTAKKILGWLVLRTVDPEWVRKQRSNFLKEQGAQLSIRATNLSCVEVIVARIFERGASFQQSSRTVWGREALRVLDMAREVDFPDNFEGLFGMVWKEIVRVPDIDSGPVTEKMKITLSNVLEARFYTGVNNYLPVSLNKMKHSTLQLEDFISFQKMFPYIKFIWLTDDAESGLLVDDGDLYDLIHTFFFRVIEEHA, encoded by the coding sequence ATGATTCCTCCTGACCGCCCCTTTCGTCGTTCGGCACGGTCTCGGGCTGACCTGCTCTATTTGCTGGCCCAGCATGCTTCAGCTCGCCATGCTGAACTGGCTGATCTTGTCGGTTTTGAACCGGCGCAGAGAGAGCTGCCAGCTAAAAAACAGCGGCCTTTTCCTGAAACAGACGGGCAAGCCGGAGCAACAGAACCAACGCCTCCGTCGATAGGGTCTACCAAGAAACCCAAGGCTCGTTTTTTTCTGGTCAAGGAACGGGAGTCCATTGCCCCGAAAGATCGGCAGCTGGAACGCCCCCTGGATGCAGATACCGGGCGTTCGCTTGCTGAACGGGAACAAACCGGGATTACCCTGGGAAGTCCACCAATCCCTGCGGACCTTGCCCCTTGGAAACGGCTTTGGCCCTTTTTACGTCTTGTCCTTGGTCAGGCGCAGTATGGTCGCACGTTGGATCTCCGGCGTTTGATCAAGTGTATTTCTCAGGGGGAAGTCCTCCGAGTTCTCCCCAAAATTCCCCGTCGTTCCTGGAGTACAAGCTGCCAGCTGATTCTTGATCGTGATCTTCGCCTGTTGCCCTTTTGGCAGGATTTTATTGCCCTGGCAGACAGGCTGTCTTCCTTTCGCGGTACTGCCGGGATGGAAATCCTTGTTTTTGAACAGGGGCCCAACGGTCCTTGTCGCCAGTACGAACCAGGAAAACGTTTCCCCTTGCAGCACTATCGTCGCCCTGTTGCCGGAACACCGATCTTGGTGCTGGGAGATCTCGGGCTCCTGCCCGGAGGACAAAAAAAGGCCTGGATGAGCTTTGGCAGGCAGTTGCGGTCAGCTGGCCTGGAGCCGGTTGCCTTGGTTCCCTGTCCTGAACGCTACTGGTCGCGGCGGACAGCCCGCCTGTTCAGCATGTATGTCTGGGATATTGAACGGCGTTTGCCTGCCAAACCCATGCAGAGGATGCGGAAAAAGGGAGGGAGCGGAGAAGAAGCCGAGGCCCAGGTTGATCAGCTGCTTGATCTGTTGGCCCCAGCAACACATCTGGAACCGGCCCTGATTCGTGCTGTGCGCTGTCTCCTGTCTTCAGAGCCTATGGATGTGGGTTGTGAAATTGCGGCCTGGTTGCATCAGGATGTCTACCCAACCCCGCTGGGTGCCCTGTGGAAGCCGGAAGCCATGAAAAGGCGGCGGGAGAATTTTCGTGCCCTGCCAAATAGGAAAAAGGAAGCTGTCAGAAAGATGATACAGGCGGTGCATAGCTATCTACCAGAGTCGGAGCAGGCTACTGAAGAACTGATTTTGGCAGAACTGGAAGGTAAGCCTGAGCTGGATGAACAAGCACAACGATTTTTTTGGGACTTGTTCGCCACTGTGGATGAGTCAGGAGGTTTTGCTCGCCTTGCTCAGCTTGAATCCTGGATTCGGCGCAAGCAAGGTGATATGCACAGCAGTATATGGGGTTCCTCGCTTGCTGATCCGCTGACTGCTGTGGTTGCCCGCATGGCCGGTAAAAGGGTGGAAGCTGGGCAGGATTTTGAACTCCCTGAAGGGTTTGATTATAAACGAGTTCTTTGGGCTTTACAGGGAGCTGGACAAGAAAAACGGTATCGGCTGATGCAACGGCTTGAACCCTTGGAGCTTGAACCGGACACCGGGAAAGCGCAGGGCAGTCCGCTTGGTGTTTTGCATCTGGACAGCATGCAGTTTCAGTGGCAGCATGAGGATGAGCAGGGCAGGAGAGGGGAGTTGCATCTTCGCAATACAGAACATCTCGACTCGATCCCGGTGCCAAAATCCGGGCTGCTCCACATTCAGGGTTCGCAAGAGCGATTGACCGTAGAGGGAATCACTCGGCCTGAATGGGCAAAGAGTATTCGGCGTGATCCAAAGGGGCTGGGGCTTTGTTTGTCCTCGGGAAACGATAGCGCTGATCTTTACTGGTTGCCGCCCCAGGAATATCCTTTGCGGGATAAGAAAGGTGGTTCGTTGGGGAGCTTTACCGTCACCAAAGGGTGTTGGATACGAGCAGATGAGTTTGAGGAAATCCGGCAACAGGGTTTTATCCAGCCGCAATGGGCGAAACGTATGGGAACGGATCAATATGGCCTATATGCAGATTTGGTTTTTCGGGGTGTGACCCAACGATTCCGTTGGATTCAACCGGGGAGTTTTATGATGGGGTCGCCGGAGAGTGAGCCGGAACGTGATGATGATGAAACACAGCGTAATGTGATATTAACCGAGAGCTATTGGCTGTCTGATACTGCTTGTACGCAGGAGTTTTGGCAGGCCGTAACCGGAAAGAATCCGAGTCGATTTATAGGGAAGCAGCGACCGGTAGAACAGGTAAGCTGGAACGATGTTCAAGAACTGACAAAACAGATCAATAAGGCAATTCCTAGCTTGGAGCTTGACTTACCCAGCGAGGCGCAGTGGGAATACGCTTGTCGGGCTGGGACGAATACGCCGTTTTCTTTTGGTAATACTGTCAGTATAGATCAGGTAAACTTTGACGGTAATTATCCCTATCCAGGCGGTAAAAATGGTTTGTACCGCAAGGAAACTGTTGAGGCGCAGGCTCTACCTTGCAATCAGTGGGGTCTATATCAGATGCATGGCAATGTATGGGAATGGTGCCGAGATAGATATCGTGAATTCACTGGTGAAGGGGTGACAGTTGATCTTGATAGCACAACTGAAGGACGCAACAGAGTATGTCGTGGAGGTTCTTGGGATGACCGCGCAACCTATTGTCGTTCTGCCTATCGTAATGGAGATAGATCTGTTTTTAAAAATTATTGGCTTGGTTTTCGTCTCTATCAAGGCCGTAATAGTACTTCGGACGTTGAGATAATTTCAGAGGTTGATCTTTCCGGGACTAAAATTCCATTTAGTGAATTTGATATTGTCATTCAACAGCATATCAATGAACTTTGTAACTCTGATGAATTTAAATTTGTTAAGGAAAAAATTTATTTTCTGTCCAAGAATCAATCAAAGAAGACTATAGGCGAACTGCTCTGTAGTCCAGATATCGAAATAGAATTTGCTATAGGCTGGTTGAATCAGGCAGCAGCTGAAGTTGTGCAGGCAATGCCGAAAGGTAAGGAAAATCAACAGCGAGAAGCGTTCAAGAAAACTGCCAAGAAAATTTTGGGTTGGCTGGTGCTGCGGACAGTTGATCCAGAGTGGGTCAGGAAACAGAGAAGTAACTTTTTGAAAGAACAAGGTGCGCAGTTGAGTATTCGTGCTACTAACCTTTCCTGCGTGGAGGTTATCGTTGCGAGGATATTTGAGAGAGGAGCGAGTTTTCAACAAAGCTCGCGAACCGTATGGGGACGGGAAGCATTAAGAGTGTTGGATATGGCAAGAGAGGTAGATTTTCCTGATAATTTTGAAGGGTTGTTTGGGATGGTATGGAAGGAGATTGTTCGTGTACCCGACATTGACTCTGGCCCTGTAACAGAAAAAATGAAAATAACACTTTCTAACGTGCTAGAGGCGCGATTTTATACAGGCGTAAACAATTACTTGCCAGTTTCGCTTAATAAAATGAAACATTCGACCTTACAACTAGAAGATTTTATTTCTTTTCAAAAAATGTTTCCTTATATCAAGTTTATTTGGCTTACGGACGATGCCGAATCAGGCTTGTTGGTTGATGACGGCGATCTTTACGATCTGATTCACACGTTCTTTTTTCGTGTTATAGAGGAACATGCATGA
- a CDS encoding MoxR family ATPase has protein sequence MNIPEFEVDKKILLPKRGSWPATVHVFDSYSVNAIRAALSAERPLLVRGEPGTGKSQLARAAAEHLERLFVSEVVHSRSESQDLQYHFDAVGRLGEAQALGHICRQEEEVRKKLAPINYLSPGPLWWVFDWEKADTRYKQCPHHYSRPEPPRGWTKEKGTVLLIDEIDKADADLPNGLLETLGNGSFPVPYLQEPVGMNNTTVPLVIITTNEERELPPAFVRRCLVLHLRLPKAEKEFCRFLMKRGEHHFGSSCSEEVMRETAKLLWADRAEARRQGGTPPGQAEYLDMLRALSRLAPDDFKEQEKMLETVAEYALKKYVDLDED, from the coding sequence ATGAATATCCCAGAATTTGAAGTAGATAAAAAAATACTCCTCCCCAAAAGAGGTTCCTGGCCAGCAACCGTGCATGTCTTTGACAGCTACAGCGTCAATGCGATTCGAGCCGCTCTGAGTGCTGAACGACCGCTGCTGGTCCGGGGAGAGCCGGGAACAGGAAAGAGTCAATTAGCCCGTGCTGCTGCCGAGCATCTGGAGCGGCTCTTTGTGTCTGAGGTCGTCCATTCCCGCAGCGAGAGCCAGGATCTGCAATATCATTTTGATGCGGTGGGACGACTGGGTGAGGCCCAGGCCTTGGGCCATATCTGCCGTCAGGAAGAAGAGGTACGGAAAAAACTGGCCCCGATTAATTATCTCAGCCCTGGTCCGCTCTGGTGGGTCTTTGATTGGGAAAAGGCAGATACGCGATACAAGCAATGCCCCCATCATTACTCTCGTCCTGAACCACCCCGAGGGTGGACCAAAGAAAAGGGGACTGTTCTGCTCATCGACGAGATCGACAAGGCTGATGCGGATTTGCCCAACGGCCTGCTGGAGACCTTGGGGAACGGCAGTTTCCCGGTGCCGTATCTGCAAGAGCCAGTGGGGATGAATAACACAACCGTTCCCTTGGTGATTATCACCACCAACGAGGAGCGGGAGCTGCCCCCGGCCTTTGTCCGACGCTGTCTGGTCCTGCATCTGCGCCTGCCCAAAGCGGAAAAAGAGTTTTGCCGCTTTTTGATGAAACGGGGAGAGCATCATTTCGGCAGCAGCTGTTCCGAAGAGGTGATGCGGGAAACCGCAAAATTGCTCTGGGCAGATCGGGCTGAGGCCCGTCGTCAGGGCGGTACGCCACCGGGGCAGGCAGAATACCTTGATATGCTGCGTGCTCTTTCCCGGCTTGCTCCTGATGATTTTAAGGAGCAGGAAAAAATGCTCGAAACAGTGGCTGAGTATGCCTTGAAAAAATACGTTGATCTGGATGAAGATTAA
- a CDS encoding serine protease has protein sequence MADWRGAIARLYKGKRGETGSEYCGTAFMVSNRHLLTCFHVVRDLQEEDVFLYDVTAWRGGLRRVRSIYSNEHVDVAVLELREPTEHAGLVLVCRDQNITPADKNVECSGFSSEQGDLDCVSVKVSSFRGEYNLYVFPVPVGKGVSGAPVLYQNELVGISRLQDDRKTYLIPLRDFQDLINEHVLHSENELSFPPPLPEPSRSDSLQGLIERNVAKKLRLFPVLFKELREEMGLREDIQPTLIAKKLCNHANPRWPVDKLRQPVCFFLDELQMDSPVKLPKAVEGIKVILGWLLLRGVNEDFLVDQIGQIDPLKGFHLEVGFHEHAPVEVMIAFTGQRCAHYESEPRGHQVRGDRAIDLTRLFDFGYRLEDQAEGIIRAVWQMVYSGDRPKLLGETQQERESYSDQLDRQLNADLRESGGWTKEFYLMAPGYEKSNPLNDIVMSKLLRQRLPSLKMIAFGVKGKGTGLTWAGEELSASVRMFLLELNNYL, from the coding sequence ATGGCTGATTGGAGGGGGGCGATAGCCCGGCTCTACAAAGGAAAGCGAGGCGAAACAGGTTCGGAATATTGCGGCACAGCCTTCATGGTCTCGAATCGCCATCTGCTGACCTGTTTCCATGTGGTTCGTGATCTGCAAGAAGAAGATGTTTTTCTCTACGATGTGACTGCTTGGCGTGGAGGTCTGCGGCGGGTAAGAAGCATTTATTCTAATGAGCACGTTGATGTTGCGGTTCTTGAGCTGCGGGAACCAACAGAACATGCAGGCTTGGTTCTTGTTTGCAGAGATCAGAATATCACACCAGCTGACAAGAATGTGGAGTGCAGCGGTTTTTCTTCTGAACAAGGCGATCTTGATTGTGTTTCTGTCAAGGTCAGTAGCTTTAGAGGTGAGTATAACCTCTATGTCTTTCCTGTTCCGGTGGGTAAGGGAGTGAGTGGTGCGCCGGTGCTGTACCAAAATGAGCTGGTCGGTATCTCTCGCTTGCAGGATGACAGAAAAACCTATCTTATTCCTCTACGTGATTTTCAGGATTTGATCAATGAGCATGTCTTGCACAGTGAAAATGAATTATCTTTCCCCCCTCCATTACCTGAACCATCTCGTTCGGATTCTCTGCAAGGATTGATTGAAAGAAATGTTGCTAAAAAACTGAGACTGTTTCCTGTTCTATTTAAGGAGCTTAGAGAGGAGATGGGTTTGAGAGAAGATATCCAGCCAACCCTTATTGCTAAAAAACTCTGTAATCATGCAAACCCACGTTGGCCAGTGGATAAATTGCGACAGCCGGTTTGTTTTTTTCTCGATGAACTTCAAATGGATAGTCCGGTTAAGCTGCCAAAAGCCGTAGAAGGCATCAAGGTTATCTTGGGCTGGCTTTTACTACGAGGAGTTAATGAGGATTTTTTGGTGGATCAGATAGGGCAGATTGATCCTTTGAAAGGTTTTCATTTGGAGGTGGGGTTTCATGAACACGCTCCTGTTGAAGTCATGATAGCCTTTACCGGTCAACGATGCGCTCATTATGAGTCGGAACCAAGAGGTCATCAGGTTCGTGGAGATCGAGCCATTGATCTTACCCGTCTTTTTGATTTCGGATATCGGCTTGAAGACCAAGCTGAAGGCATAATTAGAGCTGTGTGGCAAATGGTATACAGTGGAGATCGGCCTAAATTACTGGGTGAAACTCAACAAGAAAGGGAGTCATATAGTGACCAGTTGGATCGCCAGCTCAATGCAGATCTCAGAGAGTCTGGTGGCTGGACTAAGGAGTTCTACCTCATGGCTCCGGGCTATGAGAAAAGCAATCCGCTTAATGATATTGTGATGAGCAAATTACTGCGGCAACGTCTACCAAGTTTGAAGATGATAGCCTTCGGGGTTAAAGGAAAAGGAACCGGTCTTACATGGGCCGGTGAGGAACTCAGTGCATCTGTCCGAATGTTTCTTTTAGAGTTAAATAACTATTTATGA
- a CDS encoding CU044_2847 family protein: protein MSKSVQRIQMKDGGQLWVEVEEVDLPVELPTSGKERELPSNMPPGTEEIGFKDKAKELGDKIGDVNEILRQSLSSIFETVAESVKEKQPDEWGVEVNIGFKGKTHPIPVILSGEANASIKVHAKWTKDKPEAQNG, encoded by the coding sequence ATGAGCAAATCCGTGCAACGTATTCAGATGAAAGATGGCGGCCAGCTTTGGGTAGAGGTGGAGGAAGTTGATCTCCCGGTAGAATTGCCTACAAGCGGAAAAGAGCGAGAACTGCCCTCAAACATGCCGCCCGGTACCGAGGAGATCGGTTTCAAGGATAAGGCAAAGGAGCTTGGAGATAAGATCGGGGATGTCAATGAGATATTGCGGCAGAGCCTGAGCAGTATTTTTGAGACAGTAGCTGAATCGGTCAAAGAGAAGCAGCCCGATGAATGGGGCGTGGAGGTGAACATCGGTTTCAAGGGCAAAACTCATCCGATACCGGTCATCTTGAGCGGCGAGGCCAATGCCTCAATCAAGGTTCACGCCAAATGGACAAAGGATAAACCGGAAGCGCAGAATGGCTGA
- a CDS encoding formylglycine-generating enzyme family protein: protein MIDESKRWPESFPDRWASEWGEDEYGLWMAFHYKQIRHVMRWIEPGTFMMGSPKDEPERASWGADETLHQVTLTEGFWLGATTVTQELWEGVTGENPSGFTGAQRPVEQVSWEDAQKFMALLNKEISGLELVLPTEAQWEYACRAGTTTPFFFGENITTDQVNYGGNLPYAKGKKGLYRKETVDVKALPCNDWGLYQMHGNVEEWCRDWYEKYPVGSVVDPLGPDNGRYRVCRGGRWSNDAGHCRSASRYRNGPILRANWVGSRLSRGRTSQAG, encoded by the coding sequence ATGATCGATGAATCCAAACGCTGGCCGGAATCCTTCCCTGATCGCTGGGCCTCGGAATGGGGCGAGGATGAGTACGGGCTATGGATGGCCTTTCATTATAAGCAGATTCGCCATGTTATGCGCTGGATTGAGCCGGGGACTTTTATGATGGGGTCGCCAAAGGATGAGCCGGAGCGGGCATCATGGGGAGCAGACGAAACCCTGCATCAGGTGACCTTGACAGAGGGCTTCTGGCTTGGTGCGACAACGGTTACTCAGGAGTTGTGGGAGGGAGTTACGGGAGAGAACCCGAGTGGGTTTACAGGAGCGCAACGACCGGTGGAGCAAGTAAGTTGGGAGGATGCGCAGAAGTTTATGGCCCTCCTTAATAAGGAGATTTCCGGTCTTGAGCTGGTGCTACCCACTGAGGCCCAATGGGAATACGCCTGTCGGGCTGGAACGACCACTCCGTTTTTCTTTGGAGAGAACATCACCACCGACCAGGTAAATTATGGCGGCAATCTTCCCTATGCGAAGGGTAAAAAAGGTCTTTATCGTAAAGAGACGGTGGATGTCAAGGCCCTGCCTTGTAACGATTGGGGTCTGTACCAGATGCACGGCAATGTGGAGGAATGGTGTCGGGATTGGTATGAGAAATATCCGGTAGGGTCTGTTGTCGATCCCCTAGGCCCTGACAATGGGCGTTACCGTGTGTGTCGGGGCGGCAGATGGAGCAACGACGCCGGGCACTGCCGTTCCGCCAGCCGCTACAGGAACGGGCCGATCCTCCGCGCCAACTGGGTTGGTTCCCGGCTTTCCCGAGGTCGAACAAGTCAAGCAGGATAA
- a CDS encoding type II toxin-antitoxin system Phd/YefM family antitoxin, giving the protein MREITANKFRAALKSCADQSITNHEPLRVTRKRGKDFVIIGAEDWEQIQETLYVLQNTSLMQQIKQSLGTHRSGKGYSPTKEQLDEINNL; this is encoded by the coding sequence ATGCGTGAAATTACAGCAAATAAATTTCGAGCAGCTTTGAAAAGCTGCGCGGACCAAAGCATCACTAACCACGAACCCCTACGGGTAACCCGTAAAAGAGGCAAAGACTTTGTCATCATTGGGGCGGAAGACTGGGAACAGATTCAGGAGACCCTCTACGTTCTCCAAAATACCTCGCTTATGCAGCAAATCAAGCAATCTCTTGGAACGCATCGAAGCGGAAAAGGTTATTCTCCAACCAAGGAACAGCTTGATGAGATCAATAATCTTTGA
- a CDS encoding Txe/YoeB family addiction module toxin, protein MRSIIFEGKTWSEYEKLRSKDKRVHKNLCRILQEMQRNDPAQGLGKPEPLKHNLTGLWSRRISHKDRLIYTFDEQSISIFAIGGHYDNIR, encoded by the coding sequence ATGAGATCAATAATCTTTGAGGGCAAAACCTGGTCGGAGTACGAAAAACTACGGAGCAAGGACAAAAGGGTGCATAAGAATCTCTGTCGCATTCTCCAGGAAATGCAACGAAATGACCCTGCTCAGGGCCTTGGAAAACCGGAGCCGTTGAAACACAACCTAACCGGCCTGTGGTCACGAAGGATCTCCCATAAAGATCGCCTGATCTACACCTTTGATGAGCAGAGCATCTCCATTTTCGCCATTGGTGGACATTACGACAACATCAGATAA
- a CDS encoding Uma2 family endonuclease, producing the protein MKAQAIQEGVSLQDYLSGEQQTEIRHEYINGTTHALGGASAAHNLIAGNVFAVLHAAARNTLCQVFMADMKVYLKIAGEDVFYYPDLLVSCDPEDNEDYYRTRPCLIVEVLSPTTERIDRREKFMAYTSLPSLQEYVLIAQDRQAVMVFRRKNSWKLELFQGGEPFSSDCLECTLPLAEVYHGVGL; encoded by the coding sequence ATGAAAGCGCAGGCAATACAAGAGGGAGTAAGTCTTCAGGATTACCTAAGCGGAGAGCAGCAGACCGAGATCCGACATGAATACATCAACGGCACTACCCATGCTCTAGGCGGGGCAAGTGCGGCCCATAATCTCATTGCTGGTAATGTCTTTGCTGTCCTTCATGCAGCGGCCCGCAACACTTTGTGTCAGGTCTTTATGGCGGATATGAAGGTGTATCTCAAGATTGCGGGAGAAGATGTCTTTTACTACCCGGATCTGCTGGTCAGCTGTGACCCGGAGGATAACGAAGACTATTACCGAACCCGTCCCTGCCTGATCGTTGAGGTGCTTTCCCCGACAACCGAGCGTATTGATCGGCGGGAGAAATTCATGGCCTACACCTCGCTCCCCTCATTGCAAGAGTATGTCCTTATTGCCCAGGATCGGCAGGCGGTCATGGTCTTTCGGAGAAAAAATAGCTGGAAGCTTGAGCTGTTCCAGGGCGGGGAGCCGTTTTCTTCTGATTGTTTGGAATGTACGCTTCCGCTTGCGGAGGTTTATCACGGGGTGGGGTTGTGA